The proteins below come from a single Clupea harengus chromosome 21, Ch_v2.0.2, whole genome shotgun sequence genomic window:
- the git2b gene encoding ARF GTPase-activating protein GIT2b isoform X5, whose product MSMRPRNRDVCADCSAPGPTWASVNRGVLICDECCSIHRGLGRHSSQVRHLTHTSWPPSQLQTVQTLYNNGANSIWEHSLLDPSSIMTGKRKANPQDKVHPNKTDFIKAKYQMLAYVHRMPCREDDSVTAKDLSKQLHSSVRTGNLETCLRLLSLGAQANFFHPEKGNTPLHVAAKAGQLSQAELLAVYGADPGAPDANGLSPIDYARQAGHHELADRLVEIQFELTDRLAFYLCGRKPDHKNGQHFIIPQIADSGLDLSELAKVAKKKLQSLTNHQFEELAMDVYDEVDRRETDAVWLATQNHSTLVTETTVVPFLPVNPEYSSTRNQGRQKLARFNAHEFATLVIDILTDAKRRQQGNSCENAKENVELILKGIDNRESQDVDQPDYDSVASDEDTEREPASGKEDRTKSSESSDLSDGPITVQEFMEVKTALNASEAKIQQLLKVNCHLSEELRSMQNKLSYLQDENSGLRWQAPTNSVAPPDPVRRPAVRGGRAMSMYETGSGLKQYHPRGEAPRPNASTLTLQPLPPDMGKCSSVTASSSLPSFPSSLSWPGDERVHRGSSGVEGQCGVPDSDYDNTHNHSEPDEYGPRQGSVCGVAWMSEGAIPESDPQEVEGEPDPSLPCTEDVISKTEQITKNIQELLRAAQENKHESFVPCSERIHVAVTEMAALFPKRPSSETVHGSLRLLTSSASRLQGECHRATPPNAHTGDSQLLTQQVIQCAYDIAKAAKQLVTITTKESN is encoded by the exons ATGTCAATGCGGCCTCGGAATAGAGACGTTTGCGCTGATTGCAGCGCTCCTG GGCCAACATGGGCATCTGTGAACCGTGGCGTGCTGATCTGTGATGAGTGCTGCAGTATCCACCGTGGCCTGGGCAGGCACAGCTCTCAGGTCCGacacctcacacatacatcatgGCCTCCGTCCCAGCTGCAG ACGGTGCAGACGTTATACAACAATGGAGCCAACTCCATTTGGGAGCATAGTCTTCTGGATCCCTCCTCTATAATGACTGGGAAACGCAAAGCCAATCCTCAAGACAAAGTACA CCCCAACAAAACAGACTTTATCAAGGCAAAATATCAGATGCTGGCATATGTTCATCGGATGCCCTGTCGTGAGGATGACAGCGTCACAGCAAAGGACCTGAGCAAG CAACTTCACTCCAGTGTGAGGACAGGCAATCTGGAGACCTGCCTGCGGCTGCTGTCTTTGGGAGCTCAAGCCAACTTCTTTCATCCT GAGAAAGGGAACACGCCTCTGCATGTGGCCGCCAAAGCAGGGCAGCTCTCTCAGGCCGAGCTCCTTGCTGTATATGGAGCCGACCCCGGTGCTCCTGACGCTAACGGCCTCTCGCCCATCGACTACGCCAG GCAAGCAGGTCACCATGAGCTTGCTGATAGATTGGTGGAGATCCAGTTTGAGCTCACAGACAGGCTGGCATTCTACCTATGTGGAAGGAAACCAG ATCATAAAAATGGACAACATTTCATTATTCCCCAGATAGCTGACAG TGGTCTGGATCTGTCTGAATTGGCGAAAGTGGCAAAGAAGAAGTTACAGTCT CTCACCAACCACCAGTTTGAGGAGTTAGCCATGGATGTCTATGATGAAGTGGACAGAAGAGAAACTGATGCAG TATGGCTGGCCACACAGAATCACAGCACCCTGGTGACGGAGACGACAGTGGTGCCCTTCCTCCCAGTCAACCCTGAGTACTCCTCCACCAGAAATCAG GGTCGTCAGAAACTGGCTCGGTTCAACGCTCATGAGTTTGCCACGCTGGTCATCGATATTTTAACTGATGCCAAACGTCGCCAGCAGGGGAACTCTTGTGAGAATGCCAAAG AAAATGTGGAGCTAATCCTTAAGGGCATTGACAACCGTGAGAGTCAGGACGTGGACCAGCCAGATTACGACAGCGTGGCGTCTGATGAGGACACGGAGAGGGAACCGGCTTCTGGGAAAGAGGACCGGACCAAG AGCTCTGAGTCATCTGACCTATCAGATGGCCCAATCACGGTCCAGGAGTTCATGGAGGTCAAGACTGCTCTCAACGCCTCAGAGGCCAAGATCCAGCAGCTGCTGAAGGTCAACTGTCACCTGAGCGAGGAGCTGAGGAGTATGCAGAACAAG ctGAGCTACCTGCAGGATGAGAACTCTGGCCTGAGATGGCAGGCTCCTACCAACTCTGTCGCGCCTCCGGATCCTGTGCGCCGCCCGGCCGTGCGCGGAGGCCGGGCCATGTCCATGTACGAGACCGGATCGGGCCTGAAGCAGTACCACCCCCGCGGCGAGGCGCCTCGTCCTAACGCTAGCACCCTTACCCTGCAGCCCCTTCCCCCAGAC ATGGGGAAGTGTTCTTCCGTGacagcctcctcctcccttcccagCTTCCCCTCATCCTTGTCCTGGCCTGGGGATGAGAGAGTGCACAGG GGCTCCAGTGGTGTGGAGGGCCAGTGCGGTGTCCCGGATAGCGACTAcgataacacacacaatcactcggAGCCAGACGAATACGG CCCACGGCAGGGgagtgtgtgcggggtggcctGGATGAGTGAGGGGGCCATCCCAGAGTCGGACCCTCAGGAGGTGGAGGGCGAGCCCGATCCCAGTTTGCCTTGCACGGAGGACGTCATCAGCAAGACGGAGCAGATCACCAAGAACATCCAGGAGCTGCTGCGAGCTGCCCAGGAGAACAAGCATGAgag TTTTGTACCCTGCTCAGAAAGAATTCATGTGGCTGTAACTGAGATGGCTGCTCTGTTTCCTAAG cggccCAGCTCAGAGACTGTACATGGCTCCCTGCGTCTGCTCACCTCCAGCGCCAGCCGTCTCCAGGGGGAGTGTCACCGGGCGACGCCCCCTAACGCCCATACTGGCGATTCCCAGCTGCTCACCCAGCAGGTCATCCAGTGCGCCTATGACATAGCCAAGGCTGCCAAGCAACTCGTCACCATAACAACCAAAGAGAGCAACTGA
- the git2b gene encoding ARF GTPase-activating protein GIT2b isoform X6 has product MSMRPRNRDVCADCSAPGPTWASVNRGVLICDECCSIHRGLGRHSSQVRHLTHTSWPPSQLQTVQTLYNNGANSIWEHSLLDPSSIMTGKRKANPQDKVHPNKTDFIKAKYQMLAYVHRMPCREDDSVTAKDLSKQLHSSVRTGNLETCLRLLSLGAQANFFHPEKGNTPLHVAAKAGQLSQAELLAVYGADPGAPDANGLSPIDYARQAGHHELADRLVEIQFELTDRLAFYLCGRKPDHKNGQHFIIPQIADSGLDLSELAKVAKKKLQSLTNHQFEELAMDVYDEVDRRETDAVWLATQNHSTLVTETTVVPFLPVNPEYSSTRNQGRQKLARFNAHEFATLVIDILTDAKRRQQGNSCENAKENVELILKGIDNRESQDVDQPDYDSVASDEDTEREPASGKEDRTKSSESSDLSDGPITVQEFMEVKTALNASEAKIQQLLKVNCHLSEELRSMQNKLSYLQDENSGLRWQAPTNSVAPPDPVRRPAVRGGRAMSMYETGSGLKQYHPRGEAPRPNASTLTLQPLPPDGSSGVEGQCGVPDSDYDNTHNHSEPDEYGPRQGSVCGVAWMSEGAIPESDPQEVEGEPDPSLPCTEDVISKTEQITKNIQELLRAAQENKHESFVPCSERIHVAVTEMAALFPKRPSSETVHGSLRLLTSSASRLQGECHRATPPNAHTGDSQLLTQQVIQCAYDIAKAAKQLVTITTKESN; this is encoded by the exons ATGTCAATGCGGCCTCGGAATAGAGACGTTTGCGCTGATTGCAGCGCTCCTG GGCCAACATGGGCATCTGTGAACCGTGGCGTGCTGATCTGTGATGAGTGCTGCAGTATCCACCGTGGCCTGGGCAGGCACAGCTCTCAGGTCCGacacctcacacatacatcatgGCCTCCGTCCCAGCTGCAG ACGGTGCAGACGTTATACAACAATGGAGCCAACTCCATTTGGGAGCATAGTCTTCTGGATCCCTCCTCTATAATGACTGGGAAACGCAAAGCCAATCCTCAAGACAAAGTACA CCCCAACAAAACAGACTTTATCAAGGCAAAATATCAGATGCTGGCATATGTTCATCGGATGCCCTGTCGTGAGGATGACAGCGTCACAGCAAAGGACCTGAGCAAG CAACTTCACTCCAGTGTGAGGACAGGCAATCTGGAGACCTGCCTGCGGCTGCTGTCTTTGGGAGCTCAAGCCAACTTCTTTCATCCT GAGAAAGGGAACACGCCTCTGCATGTGGCCGCCAAAGCAGGGCAGCTCTCTCAGGCCGAGCTCCTTGCTGTATATGGAGCCGACCCCGGTGCTCCTGACGCTAACGGCCTCTCGCCCATCGACTACGCCAG GCAAGCAGGTCACCATGAGCTTGCTGATAGATTGGTGGAGATCCAGTTTGAGCTCACAGACAGGCTGGCATTCTACCTATGTGGAAGGAAACCAG ATCATAAAAATGGACAACATTTCATTATTCCCCAGATAGCTGACAG TGGTCTGGATCTGTCTGAATTGGCGAAAGTGGCAAAGAAGAAGTTACAGTCT CTCACCAACCACCAGTTTGAGGAGTTAGCCATGGATGTCTATGATGAAGTGGACAGAAGAGAAACTGATGCAG TATGGCTGGCCACACAGAATCACAGCACCCTGGTGACGGAGACGACAGTGGTGCCCTTCCTCCCAGTCAACCCTGAGTACTCCTCCACCAGAAATCAG GGTCGTCAGAAACTGGCTCGGTTCAACGCTCATGAGTTTGCCACGCTGGTCATCGATATTTTAACTGATGCCAAACGTCGCCAGCAGGGGAACTCTTGTGAGAATGCCAAAG AAAATGTGGAGCTAATCCTTAAGGGCATTGACAACCGTGAGAGTCAGGACGTGGACCAGCCAGATTACGACAGCGTGGCGTCTGATGAGGACACGGAGAGGGAACCGGCTTCTGGGAAAGAGGACCGGACCAAG AGCTCTGAGTCATCTGACCTATCAGATGGCCCAATCACGGTCCAGGAGTTCATGGAGGTCAAGACTGCTCTCAACGCCTCAGAGGCCAAGATCCAGCAGCTGCTGAAGGTCAACTGTCACCTGAGCGAGGAGCTGAGGAGTATGCAGAACAAG ctGAGCTACCTGCAGGATGAGAACTCTGGCCTGAGATGGCAGGCTCCTACCAACTCTGTCGCGCCTCCGGATCCTGTGCGCCGCCCGGCCGTGCGCGGAGGCCGGGCCATGTCCATGTACGAGACCGGATCGGGCCTGAAGCAGTACCACCCCCGCGGCGAGGCGCCTCGTCCTAACGCTAGCACCCTTACCCTGCAGCCCCTTCCCCCAGAC GGCTCCAGTGGTGTGGAGGGCCAGTGCGGTGTCCCGGATAGCGACTAcgataacacacacaatcactcggAGCCAGACGAATACGG CCCACGGCAGGGgagtgtgtgcggggtggcctGGATGAGTGAGGGGGCCATCCCAGAGTCGGACCCTCAGGAGGTGGAGGGCGAGCCCGATCCCAGTTTGCCTTGCACGGAGGACGTCATCAGCAAGACGGAGCAGATCACCAAGAACATCCAGGAGCTGCTGCGAGCTGCCCAGGAGAACAAGCATGAgag TTTTGTACCCTGCTCAGAAAGAATTCATGTGGCTGTAACTGAGATGGCTGCTCTGTTTCCTAAG cggccCAGCTCAGAGACTGTACATGGCTCCCTGCGTCTGCTCACCTCCAGCGCCAGCCGTCTCCAGGGGGAGTGTCACCGGGCGACGCCCCCTAACGCCCATACTGGCGATTCCCAGCTGCTCACCCAGCAGGTCATCCAGTGCGCCTATGACATAGCCAAGGCTGCCAAGCAACTCGTCACCATAACAACCAAAGAGAGCAACTGA
- the git2b gene encoding ARF GTPase-activating protein GIT2b isoform X1 — translation MSMRPRNRDVCADCSAPGPTWASVNRGVLICDECCSIHRGLGRHSSQVRHLTHTSWPPSQLQTVQTLYNNGANSIWEHSLLDPSSIMTGKRKANPQDKVHPNKTDFIKAKYQMLAYVHRMPCREDDSVTAKDLSKQLHSSVRTGNLETCLRLLSLGAQANFFHPEKGNTPLHVAAKAGQLSQAELLAVYGADPGAPDANGLSPIDYARQAGHHELADRLVEIQFELTDRLAFYLCGRKPDHKNGQHFIIPQIADRNDGLDLSELAKVAKKKLQSLTNHQFEELAMDVYDEVDRRETDAVWLATQNHSTLVTETTVVPFLPVNPEYSSTRNQGRQKLARFNAHEFATLVIDILTDAKRRQQGNSCENAKENVELILKGIDNRESQDVDQPDYDSVASDEDTEREPASGKEDRTKSSESSDLSDGPITVQEFMEVKTALNASEAKIQQLLKVNCHLSEELRSMQNKLSYLQDENSGLRWQAPTNSVAPPDPVRRPAVRGGRAMSMYETGSGLKQYHPRGEAPRPNASTLTLQPLPPDMGKCSSVTASSSLPSFPSSLSWPGDERVHRGSSGVEGQCGVPDSDYDNTHNHSEPDEYGPRQGSVCGVAWMSEGAIPESDPQEVEGEPDPSLPCTEDVISKTEQITKNIQELLRAAQENKHESPGHRDRDSQGCFGALLPCSDGGERRERGSSVLSQADTPSWYTGLCSCLPGTVAPLSAWRAVGLSQTQLLPCSVPLTPRTERALRLRALRASHRGVCVCVCVCVCVCVCVCVCVCVCVCVCVCVCVCVCVCAAGHVHRTLLLDLGLVNVTVGKTIL, via the exons ATGTCAATGCGGCCTCGGAATAGAGACGTTTGCGCTGATTGCAGCGCTCCTG GGCCAACATGGGCATCTGTGAACCGTGGCGTGCTGATCTGTGATGAGTGCTGCAGTATCCACCGTGGCCTGGGCAGGCACAGCTCTCAGGTCCGacacctcacacatacatcatgGCCTCCGTCCCAGCTGCAG ACGGTGCAGACGTTATACAACAATGGAGCCAACTCCATTTGGGAGCATAGTCTTCTGGATCCCTCCTCTATAATGACTGGGAAACGCAAAGCCAATCCTCAAGACAAAGTACA CCCCAACAAAACAGACTTTATCAAGGCAAAATATCAGATGCTGGCATATGTTCATCGGATGCCCTGTCGTGAGGATGACAGCGTCACAGCAAAGGACCTGAGCAAG CAACTTCACTCCAGTGTGAGGACAGGCAATCTGGAGACCTGCCTGCGGCTGCTGTCTTTGGGAGCTCAAGCCAACTTCTTTCATCCT GAGAAAGGGAACACGCCTCTGCATGTGGCCGCCAAAGCAGGGCAGCTCTCTCAGGCCGAGCTCCTTGCTGTATATGGAGCCGACCCCGGTGCTCCTGACGCTAACGGCCTCTCGCCCATCGACTACGCCAG GCAAGCAGGTCACCATGAGCTTGCTGATAGATTGGTGGAGATCCAGTTTGAGCTCACAGACAGGCTGGCATTCTACCTATGTGGAAGGAAACCAG ATCATAAAAATGGACAACATTTCATTATTCCCCAGATAGCTGACAG GAATGA TGGTCTGGATCTGTCTGAATTGGCGAAAGTGGCAAAGAAGAAGTTACAGTCT CTCACCAACCACCAGTTTGAGGAGTTAGCCATGGATGTCTATGATGAAGTGGACAGAAGAGAAACTGATGCAG TATGGCTGGCCACACAGAATCACAGCACCCTGGTGACGGAGACGACAGTGGTGCCCTTCCTCCCAGTCAACCCTGAGTACTCCTCCACCAGAAATCAG GGTCGTCAGAAACTGGCTCGGTTCAACGCTCATGAGTTTGCCACGCTGGTCATCGATATTTTAACTGATGCCAAACGTCGCCAGCAGGGGAACTCTTGTGAGAATGCCAAAG AAAATGTGGAGCTAATCCTTAAGGGCATTGACAACCGTGAGAGTCAGGACGTGGACCAGCCAGATTACGACAGCGTGGCGTCTGATGAGGACACGGAGAGGGAACCGGCTTCTGGGAAAGAGGACCGGACCAAG AGCTCTGAGTCATCTGACCTATCAGATGGCCCAATCACGGTCCAGGAGTTCATGGAGGTCAAGACTGCTCTCAACGCCTCAGAGGCCAAGATCCAGCAGCTGCTGAAGGTCAACTGTCACCTGAGCGAGGAGCTGAGGAGTATGCAGAACAAG ctGAGCTACCTGCAGGATGAGAACTCTGGCCTGAGATGGCAGGCTCCTACCAACTCTGTCGCGCCTCCGGATCCTGTGCGCCGCCCGGCCGTGCGCGGAGGCCGGGCCATGTCCATGTACGAGACCGGATCGGGCCTGAAGCAGTACCACCCCCGCGGCGAGGCGCCTCGTCCTAACGCTAGCACCCTTACCCTGCAGCCCCTTCCCCCAGAC ATGGGGAAGTGTTCTTCCGTGacagcctcctcctcccttcccagCTTCCCCTCATCCTTGTCCTGGCCTGGGGATGAGAGAGTGCACAGG GGCTCCAGTGGTGTGGAGGGCCAGTGCGGTGTCCCGGATAGCGACTAcgataacacacacaatcactcggAGCCAGACGAATACGG CCCACGGCAGGGgagtgtgtgcggggtggcctGGATGAGTGAGGGGGCCATCCCAGAGTCGGACCCTCAGGAGGTGGAGGGCGAGCCCGATCCCAGTTTGCCTTGCACGGAGGACGTCATCAGCAAGACGGAGCAGATCACCAAGAACATCCAGGAGCTGCTGCGAGCTGCCCAGGAGAACAAGCATGAgag CCCTGGCCACCGGGACAGAGACAGCCAGGGCTGCTTCGGTGCCCTACTGCCCTGCTCCGATGGGGGCGAGCGGAGGGAGAGGGGCTCGTCCGTCCTCTCGCAGGCCGACACACCCTCCTGGTACACGGGTCTCTGTTCCTGCCTCCCGGGCACAGTGGCTCCTTTGTCCGCGTGGCGGGCAGTGGGCTTGAGTCAAACACAGCTGCTGCCGTGTTCCGTCCCCCTCACACCGCGcacagagagagcactgaggCTCAGAGCCCTCAGAGCCtcacacaggggtgtgtgtgtgtgtgtgtgtgtgtgtgtgtgtgtgtgtgtgtgtgtgtgtgtgtgtgtgtgtgtgtgtgtgtgtgtgtgtgtgtgtgtgtgtgtgtgtgtgtgtgtgtgcgcagccgGCCACGTCCACCGTACACTGCTTTTGGATTTAGGTTTAGTGAACGTGACCGTTGGAAAAACTATATTATAA
- the git2b gene encoding ARF GTPase-activating protein GIT2b isoform X4, which produces MSMRPRNRDVCADCSAPGPTWASVNRGVLICDECCSIHRGLGRHSSQVRHLTHTSWPPSQLQTVQTLYNNGANSIWEHSLLDPSSIMTGKRKANPQDKVHPNKTDFIKAKYQMLAYVHRMPCREDDSVTAKDLSKQLHSSVRTGNLETCLRLLSLGAQANFFHPEKGNTPLHVAAKAGQLSQAELLAVYGADPGAPDANGLSPIDYARQAGHHELADRLVEIQFELTDRLAFYLCGRKPDHKNGQHFIIPQIADRNDGLDLSELAKVAKKKLQSLTNHQFEELAMDVYDEVDRRETDAVWLATQNHSTLVTETTVVPFLPVNPEYSSTRNQGRQKLARFNAHEFATLVIDILTDAKRRQQGNSCENAKENVELILKGIDNRESQDVDQPDYDSVASDEDTEREPASGKEDRTKSSESSDLSDGPITVQEFMEVKTALNASEAKIQQLLKVNCHLSEELRSMQNKLSYLQDENSGLRWQAPTNSVAPPDPVRRPAVRGGRAMSMYETGSGLKQYHPRGEAPRPNASTLTLQPLPPDMGKCSSVTASSSLPSFPSSLSWPGDERVHRGSSGVEGQCGVPDSDYDNTHNHSEPDEYGPRQGSVCGVAWMSEGAIPESDPQEVEGEPDPSLPCTEDVISKTEQITKNIQELLRAAQENKHESFVPCSERIHVAVTEMAALFPKRPSSETVHGSLRLLTSSASRLQGECHRATPPNAHTGDSQLLTQQVIQCAYDIAKAAKQLVTITTKESN; this is translated from the exons ATGTCAATGCGGCCTCGGAATAGAGACGTTTGCGCTGATTGCAGCGCTCCTG GGCCAACATGGGCATCTGTGAACCGTGGCGTGCTGATCTGTGATGAGTGCTGCAGTATCCACCGTGGCCTGGGCAGGCACAGCTCTCAGGTCCGacacctcacacatacatcatgGCCTCCGTCCCAGCTGCAG ACGGTGCAGACGTTATACAACAATGGAGCCAACTCCATTTGGGAGCATAGTCTTCTGGATCCCTCCTCTATAATGACTGGGAAACGCAAAGCCAATCCTCAAGACAAAGTACA CCCCAACAAAACAGACTTTATCAAGGCAAAATATCAGATGCTGGCATATGTTCATCGGATGCCCTGTCGTGAGGATGACAGCGTCACAGCAAAGGACCTGAGCAAG CAACTTCACTCCAGTGTGAGGACAGGCAATCTGGAGACCTGCCTGCGGCTGCTGTCTTTGGGAGCTCAAGCCAACTTCTTTCATCCT GAGAAAGGGAACACGCCTCTGCATGTGGCCGCCAAAGCAGGGCAGCTCTCTCAGGCCGAGCTCCTTGCTGTATATGGAGCCGACCCCGGTGCTCCTGACGCTAACGGCCTCTCGCCCATCGACTACGCCAG GCAAGCAGGTCACCATGAGCTTGCTGATAGATTGGTGGAGATCCAGTTTGAGCTCACAGACAGGCTGGCATTCTACCTATGTGGAAGGAAACCAG ATCATAAAAATGGACAACATTTCATTATTCCCCAGATAGCTGACAG GAATGA TGGTCTGGATCTGTCTGAATTGGCGAAAGTGGCAAAGAAGAAGTTACAGTCT CTCACCAACCACCAGTTTGAGGAGTTAGCCATGGATGTCTATGATGAAGTGGACAGAAGAGAAACTGATGCAG TATGGCTGGCCACACAGAATCACAGCACCCTGGTGACGGAGACGACAGTGGTGCCCTTCCTCCCAGTCAACCCTGAGTACTCCTCCACCAGAAATCAG GGTCGTCAGAAACTGGCTCGGTTCAACGCTCATGAGTTTGCCACGCTGGTCATCGATATTTTAACTGATGCCAAACGTCGCCAGCAGGGGAACTCTTGTGAGAATGCCAAAG AAAATGTGGAGCTAATCCTTAAGGGCATTGACAACCGTGAGAGTCAGGACGTGGACCAGCCAGATTACGACAGCGTGGCGTCTGATGAGGACACGGAGAGGGAACCGGCTTCTGGGAAAGAGGACCGGACCAAG AGCTCTGAGTCATCTGACCTATCAGATGGCCCAATCACGGTCCAGGAGTTCATGGAGGTCAAGACTGCTCTCAACGCCTCAGAGGCCAAGATCCAGCAGCTGCTGAAGGTCAACTGTCACCTGAGCGAGGAGCTGAGGAGTATGCAGAACAAG ctGAGCTACCTGCAGGATGAGAACTCTGGCCTGAGATGGCAGGCTCCTACCAACTCTGTCGCGCCTCCGGATCCTGTGCGCCGCCCGGCCGTGCGCGGAGGCCGGGCCATGTCCATGTACGAGACCGGATCGGGCCTGAAGCAGTACCACCCCCGCGGCGAGGCGCCTCGTCCTAACGCTAGCACCCTTACCCTGCAGCCCCTTCCCCCAGAC ATGGGGAAGTGTTCTTCCGTGacagcctcctcctcccttcccagCTTCCCCTCATCCTTGTCCTGGCCTGGGGATGAGAGAGTGCACAGG GGCTCCAGTGGTGTGGAGGGCCAGTGCGGTGTCCCGGATAGCGACTAcgataacacacacaatcactcggAGCCAGACGAATACGG CCCACGGCAGGGgagtgtgtgcggggtggcctGGATGAGTGAGGGGGCCATCCCAGAGTCGGACCCTCAGGAGGTGGAGGGCGAGCCCGATCCCAGTTTGCCTTGCACGGAGGACGTCATCAGCAAGACGGAGCAGATCACCAAGAACATCCAGGAGCTGCTGCGAGCTGCCCAGGAGAACAAGCATGAgag TTTTGTACCCTGCTCAGAAAGAATTCATGTGGCTGTAACTGAGATGGCTGCTCTGTTTCCTAAG cggccCAGCTCAGAGACTGTACATGGCTCCCTGCGTCTGCTCACCTCCAGCGCCAGCCGTCTCCAGGGGGAGTGTCACCGGGCGACGCCCCCTAACGCCCATACTGGCGATTCCCAGCTGCTCACCCAGCAGGTCATCCAGTGCGCCTATGACATAGCCAAGGCTGCCAAGCAACTCGTCACCATAACAACCAAAGAGAGCAACTGA